A part of Papilio machaon chromosome 11, ilPapMach1.1, whole genome shotgun sequence genomic DNA contains:
- the LOC106709590 gene encoding regucalcin-like has translation MSVSVKKVTEPVLIGEGPHWDAEAQALYFVSIDEMTIHKYVPETGLHTKTKLDGRVSFIISLEGTTDHFVVGLERKLVIIKWDGGEGSKVEIIKELAEVDIELPTNRLNDGKVDPKGRLFAGSLGQMTPSGEFEKEKGSLYRLDERGCVKLFDRVNVSNGLAWDLKEKAFYYIDSMDYKISRYDYDVESGNISNKSYIFDFKKNEVNGGPDGMTIDTDGNLWIAIFYESCVLKVDPRSGNILDKVVIPANQITSVTFGGRNMDTLFVTTASLNLGEEQKPPCGATFMVTGLGVRGHPDAKFKLPANY, from the exons ATGTCGGTGTCGGTAAAGAAGGTGACTGAGCCCGTGTTGATCGGCGAAGGCCCTCACTGGGACGCGGAGGCGCAGGCGCTCTACTTCGTCAGCATTGACGAAATGAccatacataaatatgtgcCCGAAACTGGACTTCATACCAAAACTAAATTAG ACGGTCGTGTgagttttataatatcattGGAAGGTACCACAGATCATTTCGTGGTTGGCTTGGAGCGTAAGCTTGTGATAATCAAATGGGACGGCGGAGAAGGCAGTAAGGTGGAAATTATTAAGGAGTTGGCTGAAGTAGACATAGAATTACCTACAAATAGACTTAATGATGGCAAAGTTGATCCAAAAGGAAGATTATTTGCAG gtTCCTTGGGTCAAATGACACCATCGGGTGAATTTGAAAAAGAGAAGGGCTCGTTATATCGCTTAGACGAAAGAGGATGTGTCAAGTTATTTGACAGGGTCAATGTCTCTAACGGCCTGGCCTGGGACCTGAAGGAGAAAGCTTTCTACTATATAGACTCAATGGATTATAAGATTAGTCGATATGATTACGACGTGGAATCTggaaatattt CTAACAAAAGCTACATATTCGACTTCAAGAAGAACGAAGTCAACGGTGGTCCTGATGGAATGACCATAGACACTGACGGAAATCTATGGATTGCCATATTCTATGAATCGTGTGTTCTCAAAGTTGATCCGAGAAGTGGCAACATATTAGATAAAGTAGTTATACCAGCTAATCAGATTACTTCTGTAACGTTTGGTGGACGAAACATGGATACACTGTTTGTAACAACAGCTAGTTTGAATTTAGGTGAAGAACAGAAACCACCGTGTGGTGCCACTTTTATGGTAACAGGATTGGGTGTTAGAGGACATCCTGatgctaaatttaaattgcccgcaaattattaa
- the LOC106709534 gene encoding regucalcin-like isoform X1, which yields MTCLDKIKMSVSVQKITEPLLIGEGPHWDETTQALYFVGTNEQTIHKYVLETGVHTKTTLHGRVGFIIPVEGAADQYVVGVEHKFLVIHWDGEEGSNVEIIKELGEVDQDAPNTFLNDGKADPRGRLFAGTMCDMGPGVEFIPEKGAFYRLDEKGVTQLCDKITVSNGLAWDLQEKAFYYINTVENKIRRYDYDVETGEISNQRYIFDLKKNKMTGGPDGMTIDTEGYLWVALFNGSAVIKVDPKIGTVVDKVPIPAEQVTSVTFGGPNLDILFVTTARFDLGSEQKPPCGATFMVTGLGAKGHPNVKFKLP from the exons ATGACGTGCTTAGATAAAATTAAG ATGTCAGTGTCAGTGCAGAAGATAACGGAGCCGTTACTGATCGGCGAGGGTCCACACTGGGACGAAACGACGCAGGCGCTTTACTTCGTAGGCACCAATGAACAAACAATACACAAATATGTGCTAGAAACTGGAGTTCACACCAAAACTACATTAC ATGGCCGCGTAGGTTTTATAATACCAGTTGAAGGCGCGGCGGATCAGTACGTAGTTGGCGTCGAACACAAATTTCTGGTAATACATTGGGACGGTGAGGAAGGCAGTAATGTGGAAATTATCAAAGAATTGGGTGAAGTTGATCAAGATGCACCCAACACATTCCTAAATGATGGCAAAGCTGATCCAAGGGGCAGACTATTTGCAG gtACGATGTGTGACATGGGACCTGGTGTAGAATTCATACCTGAAAAGGGCGCCTTCTATCGCCTGGACGAGAAAGGTGTCACTCAGCTGTGTGACAAGATCACCGTCTCTAACGGTCTCGCCTGGGACCTTCAGGAGAAGGCTTTCTATTACATTAATACTGTAGAGAATAAGATCAGGCGATACGATTATGATGTGGAAACTGGAGAGATTT CTAATCAAAGATACATATTTGATCTTAAGAAGAATAAAATGACCGGCGGTCCTGATGGAATGACCATAGATACGGAAGGCTACCTATGGGTCGCTTTATTCAATGGGTCGGCCGTTATCAAAGTGGATCCGAAGATTGGTACAGTGGTGGACAAAGTGCCAATTCCCGCTGAACAGGTCACTTCTGTTACTTTCGGAGGACCTAACTTAGACATCCTCTTTGTAACCACAGCTAGATTTGATCTAGGTTCTGAGCAAAAGCCGCCGTGTGGTGCCACCTTTATGGTGACAGGTTTAGGCGCCAAAGGACATCcaaatgtcaaatttaaactgccctaa
- the LOC106709534 gene encoding regucalcin-like isoform X2: MSVSVQKITEPLLIGEGPHWDETTQALYFVGTNEQTIHKYVLETGVHTKTTLHGRVGFIIPVEGAADQYVVGVEHKFLVIHWDGEEGSNVEIIKELGEVDQDAPNTFLNDGKADPRGRLFAGTMCDMGPGVEFIPEKGAFYRLDEKGVTQLCDKITVSNGLAWDLQEKAFYYINTVENKIRRYDYDVETGEISNQRYIFDLKKNKMTGGPDGMTIDTEGYLWVALFNGSAVIKVDPKIGTVVDKVPIPAEQVTSVTFGGPNLDILFVTTARFDLGSEQKPPCGATFMVTGLGAKGHPNVKFKLP; encoded by the exons ATGTCAGTGTCAGTGCAGAAGATAACGGAGCCGTTACTGATCGGCGAGGGTCCACACTGGGACGAAACGACGCAGGCGCTTTACTTCGTAGGCACCAATGAACAAACAATACACAAATATGTGCTAGAAACTGGAGTTCACACCAAAACTACATTAC ATGGCCGCGTAGGTTTTATAATACCAGTTGAAGGCGCGGCGGATCAGTACGTAGTTGGCGTCGAACACAAATTTCTGGTAATACATTGGGACGGTGAGGAAGGCAGTAATGTGGAAATTATCAAAGAATTGGGTGAAGTTGATCAAGATGCACCCAACACATTCCTAAATGATGGCAAAGCTGATCCAAGGGGCAGACTATTTGCAG gtACGATGTGTGACATGGGACCTGGTGTAGAATTCATACCTGAAAAGGGCGCCTTCTATCGCCTGGACGAGAAAGGTGTCACTCAGCTGTGTGACAAGATCACCGTCTCTAACGGTCTCGCCTGGGACCTTCAGGAGAAGGCTTTCTATTACATTAATACTGTAGAGAATAAGATCAGGCGATACGATTATGATGTGGAAACTGGAGAGATTT CTAATCAAAGATACATATTTGATCTTAAGAAGAATAAAATGACCGGCGGTCCTGATGGAATGACCATAGATACGGAAGGCTACCTATGGGTCGCTTTATTCAATGGGTCGGCCGTTATCAAAGTGGATCCGAAGATTGGTACAGTGGTGGACAAAGTGCCAATTCCCGCTGAACAGGTCACTTCTGTTACTTTCGGAGGACCTAACTTAGACATCCTCTTTGTAACCACAGCTAGATTTGATCTAGGTTCTGAGCAAAAGCCGCCGTGTGGTGCCACCTTTATGGTGACAGGTTTAGGCGCCAAAGGACATCcaaatgtcaaatttaaactgccctaa